One part of the Arabidopsis thaliana chromosome 1 sequence genome encodes these proteins:
- a CDS encoding hypothetical protein (DUF863) (Plant protein of unknown function (DUF863); CONTAINS InterPro DOMAIN/s: Protein of unknown function DUF863, plant (InterPro:IPR008581); BEST Arabidopsis thaliana protein match is: Plant protein of unknown function (DUF863) (TAIR:AT1G62530.2); Has 160 Blast hits to 145 proteins in 37 species: Archae - 0; Bacteria - 2; Metazoa - 12; Fungi - 14; Plants - 101; Viruses - 0; Other Eukaryotes - 31 (source: NCBI BLink).), whose protein sequence is MYFFGLSKEEVLSQKHVVSYKETSKQNPINMVTLFGRQVYQVKSESSPKLLKKDIDLRLPADHYAYTNFHETLGSEKFYSNGSSRDTVEMRFHPGHEANNVKEVSATSWTGKRNPRIVIDLEEPPPTWVSHRETTEHAQASVSYVTVRNPDTKPSFFDRISSNILMDVDQSLVEDDSDKTTSKESSLLDLNSTPVDESVSEPRYSLLQDLNCAYIEEETETSYEKSGIDDGSTPLCSPQCQNVHEKDGTASPASDTSCCTTENNSRIESRRSSSPRALQPSCRTRLEFTNTEDLLEENGCCNEEDDSSEVIQMAAESLVHISEISYQNQDLQSKLVLRTNSSSEDQDFPDKPEMGKAKPGCSYDSYERHTLGISETNTEEDFCVSSMALDELNNITRDNNKEIGLKLRRGRRMKNFQKEILPSLTSLSRHEIREDMNILEAVLRSREYKKMQGKTKDVKFKANPRNKRSPPQRCVGKRRRKTE, encoded by the exons ATGTATTTCTTCGGTTTGTCCAAAGAAGAAGTGTTGTCACAGAAACATGTTGTATCATATAAAGAGACTTCTAAGCAGAACCCAATCAATATGGTCACTCTGTTTGGCAGACAG GTGTATCAGGTAAAAAGTGAGAGCTCACCTAAGCTTCTGAAGAAAGATATCGATCTTAGGCTTCCTGCAGATCACTACGCTTATACTAACTTTCATGAGACACTTGGTTCTGAGAAATTTTACAGCAATGGTAGTTCCCGAGATACCGTAGAGATGAGATTTCATCCGGGGCACGAAGCTAATAATGTGAAGGAAGTATCAGCCACAAGTTGGACTGGCAAGAGAAATCCAAGAATTGTTATTGATCTTGAAGAACCTCCTCCCACATGGGTCTCCCATAGAGAGACTACAGAGCATGCTCAGGCTTCTGTTAGCTATGTTACTGTGAGAAATCCTGACACAAAACCGTCGTTCTTTGATCGGATCAGCTCAAACATTCTGATGGATGTAGACCAATCACTCGTTGAGGATGATAGTGATAAGACAACTAGTAAGGAGTCAAGTTTACTGGATCTTAATAGCACACCGGTTGATGAGTCTGTTTCCGAGCCTCGTTACTCTCTCTTACAAGATCTGAACTGTGCATACATCGAGGAGGAGACAGAAACGAGCTACGAGAAGAGTGGAATAGATGATGGTTCTACACCGCTTTGCTCTCCTCAATGCCAAAATGTCCATGAAAAAGACGGCACAGCATCTCCAGCTTCGGATACTTCTTGCTGCACCACTGAAAACAACTCGAGGATTGAGTCAAGAAGAAGTTCTTCTCCTCGAGCACTGCAGCCTTCTTGCCGTACCCGGCTTGAGTTTACCAACACAGAAGACTTACTGGAGGAGAATGGATGTTGTAACGAGGAGGATGATTCGTCTGAAGTGATTCAAATGGCAGCTGAGTCATTAGTCCACATATCGGAGATATCGTATCAAAACCAAGACTTGCAATCAAAGCTTGTGTTAAGAACCAACAGCTCATCTGAAGATCAAGATTTTCCAGATAAACCGGAGATGGGTAAAGCGAAACCGGGATGTTCCTACGATTCATATGAGCGACACACGTTAGGAATAAGCGAAACCAACACTGAAGAAGACTTCTGTGTGTCATCAATGGCTCTAGATGAACTTAATAACATCACAAGAGATAATAACAAAGAGATTGGACTCAAGCTGAGAAGAGGGAGAAGAATGAAGAACTTCCAAAAAGAGATACTCCCGAGCTTAACGTCGCTTTCTAGACATGAGATCCGGGAAGACATGAACATCTTGGAAGCAGTTTTGAGATCAAGAGAGTACAAGAAGATGCAGGGAAAGACGAAAGATGTCAAATTCAAAGCAAACCCAAGAAACAAACGTTCACCACCACAAAGATGCGTTGGTAAAAGAAGGCGAAAAACCGAATGA